In a genomic window of Quercus lobata isolate SW786 chromosome 4, ValleyOak3.0 Primary Assembly, whole genome shotgun sequence:
- the LOC115985087 gene encoding MATH domain and coiled-coil domain-containing protein At2g05420-like → MGETKLIDDLTIKRTKRHFRPAHYLLKIQSYSLLCDTGVEKYDSGVFEASGHKWRLSIYPKGNEKMNGSGHISIYLAIVDTEKYTLGWEIYVSFKLFLFDQIQDKFLTIQNVDGVIRRFHDIKTEWGFHKFLSLVSFEDLSQGYLVNDCCVFGAELFVHERNAKREFLTMIKEPLNHTMPWKIENFSSLDKVTYYSRIFPIGDVRWKLLVYPKGIYNGESKVISLFLFCCDCVLPEQKCFAKFKIRIKDQINNENHVEKTEKHWFTASSNEWGFSHFMPLKDLEDASKGLLMNDALIVEGEIIVISNVK, encoded by the exons ATGGGGGAAACCAAGCTCATTGATGACCTCA caatcaaaagaacaaaaagacaTTTTCGTCCAGCGCATTACTTACTTAAAATACAGTCATACTCTTTACTATGTGATACTGGGGTGGAAAAGTATGACTCTGGTGTTTTTGAAGCCAGTGGACACAAATG GAGGTTGTCTATTTATCCAAAAGGAAACGAGAAAATGAATGGAAGTGGTCACATCTCAATTTACTTGGCAATTGTTGACACCGAAAAGTACACTCTTGGCTGGGAAATTTATGTCAGCTTCAAATTGTTCCTGTTCGATCAAATACAAGACAAGTTCTTGACCATTCAAA atgTTGATGGGGTAATTAGAAGATTCCATGATATCAAGACTGAATGGGGCTTTCACAAATTTCTGTCCCTTGTATCTTTCGAAGATCTTTCTCAAGGATATCTTGTCAATGATTGTTGCGTATTTGGTGCTGAGCTTTTTGTTCATGAACGCAATGCCAAACGGGAGTTTCTTACTATGATAAAAGAACCCCTTAACCATACTATGCCTTGGAAGATTGAAAACTTTTCATCACTAGATAAAGTGACATATTATTCTCGAATATTTCCAATTGGCGATGTGAGATG GAAGTTACTGGTTTACCCCAAAGGAATTTATAATGGAGAATCGAAGGTGatatctctcttcctcttttgtTGTGATTGTGTTCTACCTGAGCAAAAATGTTTTGCAAAATTCAAGATACGTATAAAGGACCAAATTAACAATGAAAATCACGTGGAGAAAACAG AAAAACATTGGTTCACTGCCTCTTCGAATGAATGGGGTTTCTCACACTTTATGCCTCTTAAGGATCTCGAAGATGCATCCAAGGGACTTCTTATGAATGATGCTTTAATTGTAGAAGGAGAAATAATAGTTATATCTAATGTTAAGTGA